The proteins below are encoded in one region of Oncorhynchus kisutch isolate 150728-3 linkage group LG14, Okis_V2, whole genome shotgun sequence:
- the LOC109903172 gene encoding uncharacterized protein LOC109903172, with protein sequence MRERDFMPNTERGKPATYTGDKKAKMAAKTNKKWVRLATVFAYVLSVSLAAIILAIYYSLIWKPTSASSPAGKPVVPEEVTASSNISTNSSTNINVLDTNSTQTELLSVNDTRLSAKPQTKAFNWEGRSKSPAIISDGISSESAHSQPKRLYESTQRHTAAQTADRPNTVGRDSQPSQLTGDNRGPLRTGAHNPMHERGEKDADRPATGSADQAAADAAP encoded by the coding sequence ATGAGAGAGCGGGACTTTATGCCCAACACGGAGAGGGGCAAACCTGCCACCTATACGGGGGACAAAAAGGCTAAGATGGCTGCGAAGACGAACAAAAAGTGGGTGAGACTAGCCACTGTCTTCGCATATGTATTGTCTGTGTCCTTAGCAGCCATCATTCTAGCCATTTACTACAGCTTGATATGGAAGCCAACGAGCGCATCCTCTCCAGCGGGAAAGCCGGTGGTGCCAGAGGAGGTCACAGCCTCCTCTAACATCTCAACAAACAGCTCCACAAACATCAACGTCTTAGACACTAACTCTACACAGACAGAGCTTTTATCTGTCAATGACACCAGGTTAAGCGCAAAGCCTCAGACCAAGGCATTTAACTGGGAGGGCAGAAGCAAGAGCCCGGCCATCATCTCCGACGGTATTTCATCAGAAAGTGCTCACTCGCAACCGAAACGGCTCTACGAGTCTACTCAAAGACACACAGCCGCACAAACTGCGGATAGACCAAACACTGTGGGGAGAGACAGTCAACCGTCTCAGCTCACTGGGGACAATCGGGGTCCGTTGCGCACTGGAGCACACAACCCCATgcatgagagaggggagaaggatgCGGACCGACCAGCTACTGGCAGTGCGGATCAAGCAGCTGCAGATGCTGCTCCTTAA